GAAAGCGAGCTGTTGCGGCACCTCGCGGCGTGCCACGTCGAGGATGTCGGCACGGTCGTGGCGTGCCGGGTCGCGGTTGGCCGCGGCGAGCCCGATGATGATCATCTCGCCCGGCGGGACGGTGACCCCGCCGATCTCGTACGCGTCGGTGGTGAAGCGCGCGACCCCACGGCTCACCGGACCCTCGTAGCGCAGGAGTTCCTCGATCGCGCCCGGCAGCAGCGAGGGGTCGTCGCGGAGCGCGGCGAACTGGTCCGGGTGGCGCAGCAGGGCGTGGACGCCGTTGGCGATGAGGCTCGCCGTCGTCTCGTGTCCGGCGAGGGTGAGCAGAATCGTCATGGCCGTCAGCTCGCGGTCGCTGATCCGCTCCTCCGCCTGTGCGGCGCACAGCGCGCTCAGCAGGTCGTCCTTCGGATCCTGCTTCCGCCGCGCGATCAACGGCTCGAAGAACTCCGTGAGTTCGGCGCGCGCCTGGGCCCCCTTGGCGAGTCGCTCCGGGGTGTTGGGCGGCATGATCAGGCCGACCGCGAGACGGGCGAAGTCGGGCTGCCCCTCGGCCGGGATGCCGATGAGTTCGCTGAGGACGGCCATGGGCAGCGGCAGCGCGAACTCGGAGACCAGATCGGCGGTCCCGCGTGCCGCGAAGGCGTCGAGGAAGGTGTCGGTGTGTGCCTGGACGCGGGGCGCGAGCTGCTCGACCCGGCGCGCGGTGAAGGCCTTCGAGACGAGGTTGCGCAGCCGGGTGTGGTCCTCGCCGTCGGCGACGAGCATGCTGGCCATCAGGACGTTGGTGCGCTCCTGGTGGGCCATCTCCTCCTCCAGTCCGTCGACCCCGACGGGACTGCTGCTGAGTCGCGGGTCGGTGAGCGCGGCGACGGCCTCGTCGTATCCGGTGACCATCCAGACTTCAAGGGTGGGATTCAGCCGTACCCGCTGAACGACGCCGTGCTCGCGGATGCGCTCGAAGAGCGGGTAGGGGTTGGGCTGCTGGGCGACGTTCACCGGGACATCATGAACGATTGTCTGTTCTTGACCGGTCATCTTCCGTAACTCCCCGCCTATTTGTGAAAGATCTCTGGCAAGTAGTCATACCAGCCACCCCAGTTGCGTGGTAGCGTCAC
This sequence is a window from Streptomyces sp. NBC_00691. Protein-coding genes within it:
- a CDS encoding cytochrome P450 family protein, which gives rise to MNVAQQPNPYPLFERIREHGVVQRVRLNPTLEVWMVTGYDEAVAALTDPRLSSSPVGVDGLEEEMAHQERTNVLMASMLVADGEDHTRLRNLVSKAFTARRVEQLAPRVQAHTDTFLDAFAARGTADLVSEFALPLPMAVLSELIGIPAEGQPDFARLAVGLIMPPNTPERLAKGAQARAELTEFFEPLIARRKQDPKDDLLSALCAAQAEERISDRELTAMTILLTLAGHETTASLIANGVHALLRHPDQFAALRDDPSLLPGAIEELLRYEGPVSRGVARFTTDAYEIGGVTVPPGEMIIIGLAAANRDPARHDRADILDVARREVPQQLAFGHGVHFCLGAPLARAEARIAIGTLLRRFPDLRLADPDTDLSRREGILRGMATLPVAFTPEA